The following proteins are encoded in a genomic region of Catellatospora sp. TT07R-123:
- a CDS encoding ECF transporter S component: MTTVRAVRVPVRAVAVITMAALLGLVAFFWPFVVAPGRLGSTQTPPLLFGVLLLVVLAVVLAEIAEKRIDAKALAMLGVLSAVNAALRPLGAGTAGIETVFFLLVLAGRVFGPGFGFTLGCTSLFASALLTGGVGPWMPYQMFGCAYVGMLAGLLPRVRGKAEIAMLAAYAAVSGYLFGFLLNLSFWPFSLDPNSSIAYEPGLPLLEQLQRYLVFFTVTSLGWDTGRAITTAVLVVLTGPAVLGALRRAARRASFHAAAGFDPPP; this comes from the coding sequence ATGACCACCGTCCGCGCCGTCCGCGTGCCCGTCCGCGCCGTCGCCGTGATCACGATGGCGGCGCTGCTGGGGCTGGTCGCGTTCTTCTGGCCGTTCGTCGTCGCGCCCGGACGGCTGGGCTCGACCCAGACGCCGCCGCTGCTGTTCGGGGTGCTGCTGCTGGTGGTGCTGGCCGTGGTGCTCGCCGAGATCGCCGAGAAGCGGATCGACGCCAAGGCCCTGGCCATGCTCGGCGTCCTGTCGGCGGTCAACGCGGCGCTGCGGCCGCTGGGCGCGGGCACCGCCGGCATCGAGACCGTGTTCTTCCTGCTCGTGCTCGCCGGCCGGGTGTTCGGGCCGGGGTTCGGGTTCACCCTGGGGTGCACGTCGCTGTTCGCGTCCGCGCTGCTCACCGGCGGGGTCGGGCCGTGGATGCCGTACCAGATGTTCGGCTGCGCGTACGTCGGCATGCTCGCGGGCCTGCTGCCGAGAGTGCGGGGCAAGGCCGAGATCGCGATGCTCGCCGCGTACGCCGCCGTCTCCGGCTACCTGTTCGGGTTCCTGCTCAACCTGTCGTTCTGGCCGTTCTCCCTGGACCCGAACAGCTCCATCGCGTACGAGCCCGGCCTGCCGCTGCTCGAACAGCTCCAGCGCTACCTGGTGTTCTTCACCGTCACCTCGCTCGGCTGGGACACCGGCCGCGCGATCACCACGGCCGTCCTGGTGGTCCTCACCGGACCGGCCGTGCTCGGCGCCCTGCGCCGCGCCGCCCGCCGCGCCAGCTTCCACGCCGCTGCGGGCTTCGACCCGCCACCCTGA
- a CDS encoding SLC13 family permease, producing the protein MTLQAWLAVAVFVTAYVLIATEWVHRVAAALGGAVAMALIGATDAHTAFFSPESGVDWNVIVLLIGMMLIVGVLRRTGLFEYLAIWSVKRARGRPYPVLVLLVVITAVASAGLDNVTTVLLIAPVTLFVCDRLGLPAAPFLIAEVMASNIGGAATLIGDPPNIIVASKSGLGFNDFLSVMAPIVAIILVVFLALCRWLFRDALHPNAEKAAAVLAMRERDGIRKPRLLAVSLVVLAAVLAGFVLHPLLHLDPAIVAIIGGLVLLAASRLDPDEVAKDVEWHTLLFFVGLFVMVGALVDTGVIDRLSQAAAQATEGRLWGTTMLLLWASAGLSAVIDNIPYVATMSPIVADLVHSGGQGHNVLWWALLLGADLGGNATAIGASANVVMLGVAERAHRPITFWQFTRYGLIVTVITVAVCVPYLYLRFF; encoded by the coding sequence ATGACCCTCCAGGCATGGCTGGCCGTGGCCGTCTTCGTCACCGCGTACGTGCTGATCGCGACCGAGTGGGTACACCGGGTCGCCGCGGCGCTGGGCGGGGCGGTGGCGATGGCGCTGATCGGCGCCACCGACGCGCACACGGCGTTCTTCTCGCCGGAGTCCGGCGTGGACTGGAACGTCATCGTGCTGCTGATCGGCATGATGCTGATCGTCGGGGTGCTGCGGCGCACCGGCCTGTTCGAGTATCTGGCGATCTGGTCGGTGAAGCGGGCGCGCGGGCGGCCGTACCCGGTGCTGGTCCTGCTCGTGGTCATCACCGCGGTGGCGTCGGCCGGGCTGGACAACGTGACCACGGTCCTGCTGATCGCGCCGGTGACCCTGTTCGTGTGCGACCGGCTCGGGCTGCCCGCGGCCCCGTTCCTGATCGCCGAGGTGATGGCGTCGAACATCGGCGGGGCGGCGACGCTGATCGGCGACCCGCCCAACATCATCGTGGCGAGCAAGTCGGGGCTGGGCTTCAACGACTTCCTGTCCGTCATGGCGCCGATCGTGGCGATCATCCTGGTGGTCTTCCTGGCGCTGTGCCGGTGGCTGTTCCGCGACGCGCTGCACCCGAACGCGGAGAAGGCGGCGGCGGTGCTCGCGATGCGCGAGCGCGACGGGATCCGCAAGCCCCGGCTGCTGGCGGTGAGCCTGGTGGTGCTGGCGGCGGTGCTGGCCGGGTTCGTGCTGCACCCGCTCCTGCACCTGGACCCGGCGATCGTGGCGATCATCGGCGGCCTGGTGCTGCTGGCGGCCTCGCGGCTGGACCCGGACGAGGTGGCCAAGGACGTCGAGTGGCACACGCTGCTGTTCTTCGTCGGCCTGTTCGTGATGGTCGGCGCGCTGGTCGACACCGGGGTGATCGACCGGCTGTCGCAGGCGGCGGCCCAGGCGACCGAGGGCCGGCTGTGGGGCACGACGATGCTGCTGCTGTGGGCGTCGGCGGGCCTGTCCGCGGTGATCGACAACATCCCGTACGTCGCGACGATGAGCCCGATCGTGGCCGACCTGGTGCACAGCGGCGGGCAGGGGCACAACGTGCTCTGGTGGGCGCTGCTGCTCGGCGCCGACCTGGGCGGCAACGCGACCGCCATCGGCGCCTCGGCCAACGTGGTGATGCTGGGCGTCGCCGAGCGCGCCCACCGCCCGATCACCTTCTGGCAGTTCACCCGGTACGGCCTGATCGTCACCGTGATCACGGTGGCCGTCTGCGTGCCGTACCTCTATCTGCGTTTCTTCTGA
- a CDS encoding aldo/keto reductase yields the protein MQYARLGTSGLKVSRIALGCMSFGDTSRGFNKWALDDAAAEPVFRQAVELGITFWDTANAYGVGSSEEVVGRAMRKYTRRDDIVLATKVFFKMHDGPGGSGLSRKAIMEQVDASLSRLGTDYVDLYQIHRFDPETPVEETMEALHDVVRAGKVRYLGASSMWAWQFAKMQHAAQRHGWTRFVSMQNQYSLVQREEEREMFGLLADQGVGSIPWSPLAKGRLARPWDQNTTQRAATDPLQSRYDGEFNKPIVDAVQAVAQAHGVPMAQVALAWVLRNPVVTAPIVGPTKPHHLADAAAALDLVLTDDQARLLEEHYTPRLPSGY from the coding sequence ATGCAGTACGCACGCCTGGGCACGTCGGGTCTCAAGGTCAGCCGGATCGCGCTCGGCTGCATGAGCTTCGGCGACACCTCGCGCGGCTTCAACAAGTGGGCCCTGGACGACGCGGCCGCCGAGCCGGTGTTCCGGCAGGCCGTCGAGCTCGGCATCACCTTCTGGGACACCGCCAACGCGTACGGCGTCGGCAGCTCCGAGGAGGTGGTCGGCCGCGCGATGCGCAAGTACACCCGCCGCGACGACATCGTCCTGGCCACCAAGGTCTTCTTCAAGATGCACGACGGACCCGGCGGCTCCGGCCTGTCCCGCAAGGCGATCATGGAGCAGGTCGACGCCTCGCTCAGCCGCCTGGGCACCGACTACGTCGACCTCTACCAGATCCACCGGTTCGACCCGGAGACGCCGGTCGAGGAGACGATGGAGGCGCTGCACGACGTGGTCCGGGCGGGCAAGGTCCGCTACCTCGGCGCGTCGTCGATGTGGGCGTGGCAGTTCGCCAAGATGCAGCACGCCGCGCAGCGCCACGGCTGGACCCGGTTCGTCTCCATGCAGAACCAGTACAGCCTGGTGCAGCGCGAGGAGGAGCGGGAGATGTTCGGGCTGCTGGCCGATCAGGGCGTCGGCAGCATCCCGTGGAGCCCGCTGGCCAAGGGGCGGCTGGCCCGGCCGTGGGACCAGAACACGACCCAGCGCGCCGCCACCGACCCGCTCCAGTCGCGCTACGACGGCGAGTTCAACAAGCCGATCGTCGACGCCGTACAGGCCGTCGCGCAGGCGCACGGCGTGCCGATGGCGCAGGTCGCGCTGGCCTGGGTGCTGCGCAACCCGGTGGTCACCGCCCCGATCGTCGGCCCGACCAAGCCGCACCACCTCGCCGACGCGGCCGCCGCCCTCGACCTCGTGCTCACCGACGACCAGGCCCGGCTGCTGGAGGAGCACTACACCCCGCGCCTGCCGTCCGGCTACTGA
- a CDS encoding SRPBCC family protein, producing MPVVQAVVVVPVTPAVAFAVSQTTGAARYRWDPFVREQHLLDGAVRPAKGVRTFTRSRHGLTMTSEYVSYNPPTNVGMRMVDGPWFFAMMAGGWRFAPAEQPGHTVATWRYHFRTRPALIRPIADRIGVWLLGRDIRRRIEGFARGCQDPAVLAATVPPAAVPPAAAKGRGAVG from the coding sequence ATGCCAGTCGTACAGGCCGTCGTGGTCGTCCCCGTCACCCCGGCTGTCGCGTTCGCGGTCTCGCAGACCACCGGCGCCGCCCGCTACCGGTGGGACCCGTTCGTGCGCGAGCAGCACCTGCTCGACGGCGCCGTCCGCCCCGCCAAGGGCGTGCGCACCTTCACCCGGTCCCGCCACGGCCTGACGATGACCAGCGAATACGTCTCCTACAACCCGCCCACCAACGTCGGCATGCGTATGGTCGACGGGCCGTGGTTCTTCGCGATGATGGCGGGCGGCTGGCGGTTCGCTCCCGCCGAGCAGCCCGGCCACACCGTCGCGACCTGGCGCTACCACTTCCGCACCCGTCCCGCGCTGATCCGGCCGATCGCCGACCGCATCGGGGTGTGGCTGCTCGGCCGCGACATCCGCCGCCGCATCGAGGGCTTCGCCCGCGGCTGCCAGGACCCGGCCGTCCTCGCCGCCACCGTCCCGCCCGCCGCCGTCCCGCCCGCCGCCGCCAAGGGCCGGGGCGCGGTCGGTTGA
- a CDS encoding barstar family protein: MPTPDALPRWLDLRDGPAPAGDRTVGGQACRTRAGLFAEFARALAFPAHFGANWDAFADCLRDAVQADPVLTVAHAEDLLVAEPHHLPVLLDIVSVLAQTTAPVTLILHAVPPSTQLVARLHAALPR, translated from the coding sequence GTGCCGACGCCCGATGCCCTGCCGCGCTGGCTGGACCTGCGCGACGGGCCCGCGCCCGCCGGTGACCGCACCGTCGGCGGACAGGCCTGCCGCACCCGGGCGGGCCTGTTCGCCGAGTTCGCCCGCGCGCTGGCCTTCCCGGCGCACTTCGGCGCCAACTGGGACGCCTTCGCCGACTGCCTGCGCGACGCCGTCCAGGCCGATCCCGTGCTCACGGTCGCCCACGCCGAGGACCTGCTCGTCGCCGAGCCGCACCACCTGCCCGTACTGCTGGACATCGTGTCCGTGCTCGCCCAGACCACGGCGCCGGTGACCCTCATCCTGCACGCCGTGCCGCCGTCCACGCAGCTCGTGGCACGGTTGCACGCGGCCCTGCCGCGCTGA
- a CDS encoding serine/threonine-protein kinase translates to MTTVLDQRYQLLEQIGEGGMATVWRGLDLRLRRPVAIKALGAAMLHDPDMRQRFWREAQTIAALAHPAIVAVYDVSVGQDRAYVVMELVDGPSVAQVLESGPVPVAQALDIAAQTCAALTAAHAAGVVHRDITPGNLLLAGSGALKVCDFGIAAWEQDAYPALVAGTPGYTAPEQARGGPVDARTDLYGLGCVLYALITGAPPGPAAVPPHPAPPALADLIGRLTAPDPADRPESAAEVAAELDRLRADETAATQLFTAAGPATTRVMAAQPPAGRAQVPVPGPATAVDLPAVPVGRRGGNRWLRPVLVACGLVSAVTAVMLGLLLLQSAGQRAGVPMAGATSGPARSVAASPVAAARPDALLRSLTQEVDRLADSGAVDDRTARDLRKRLSDLDKRLRKDAGEGRSQAEDFIDRLQDLRRDGRLSPEAYDRLAELSGALVAALPRDNGNHD, encoded by the coding sequence ATGACCACAGTGCTCGACCAGCGGTACCAGCTGCTGGAGCAGATCGGCGAGGGCGGCATGGCCACCGTATGGCGCGGCCTGGACCTGCGCCTGCGGCGCCCGGTGGCGATCAAGGCGCTGGGCGCGGCGATGCTGCACGACCCCGACATGCGCCAGCGGTTCTGGCGCGAGGCGCAGACCATCGCCGCGCTGGCCCACCCCGCCATCGTCGCCGTATACGACGTCTCCGTCGGCCAGGACCGCGCGTACGTGGTGATGGAACTCGTCGACGGCCCCTCCGTGGCGCAGGTGCTGGAGTCGGGTCCGGTGCCGGTCGCGCAGGCCCTCGACATCGCCGCGCAGACCTGCGCCGCGCTGACCGCCGCCCACGCGGCCGGGGTGGTCCATCGCGACATCACCCCCGGCAACCTGCTGCTGGCCGGCTCCGGGGCGCTGAAGGTGTGCGACTTCGGCATCGCCGCCTGGGAGCAGGACGCCTACCCGGCGCTGGTCGCGGGCACCCCCGGCTACACCGCACCGGAGCAGGCCCGGGGCGGCCCCGTCGACGCCCGCACCGACCTGTACGGCCTCGGCTGCGTCCTGTACGCCCTCATCACCGGCGCCCCGCCCGGACCCGCCGCCGTCCCGCCCCACCCGGCACCGCCCGCCCTGGCCGACCTGATCGGCCGCCTGACCGCGCCGGACCCCGCCGACCGCCCCGAAAGCGCGGCCGAGGTCGCCGCCGAACTCGACCGGCTGCGCGCCGACGAGACCGCCGCCACGCAGCTGTTCACGGCGGCCGGCCCCGCGACGACCCGGGTGATGGCGGCGCAGCCGCCCGCCGGACGCGCCCAGGTGCCGGTGCCGGGCCCCGCCACCGCCGTCGACCTGCCCGCGGTGCCGGTCGGGCGGCGCGGCGGCAACCGCTGGCTGCGGCCGGTGCTGGTCGCCTGCGGGCTGGTCAGCGCGGTCACCGCAGTGATGCTCGGCCTGCTGCTGCTCCAGTCCGCCGGGCAGCGAGCCGGGGTGCCGATGGCCGGGGCGACCTCCGGCCCCGCCCGCTCGGTGGCCGCGTCGCCGGTGGCGGCCGCCCGGCCCGACGCGCTGCTGCGCTCGCTGACACAGGAGGTCGACCGGCTGGCCGACTCCGGTGCCGTGGACGACCGAACGGCACGGGACCTGCGCAAACGGCTGTCCGATCTCGACAAGAGGCTCCGCAAGGACGCGGGCGAGGGACGCAGCCAGGCGGAGGACTTCATCGACCGGCTCCAGGACCTGCGGCGCGACGGCCGCCTCTCCCCCGAGGCCTACGACCGCCTCGCCGAGCTGTCCGGCGCCCTAGTCGCCGCCCTCCCCCGCGACAACGGAAACCACGACTGA
- a CDS encoding nucleotidyltransferase domain-containing protein, producing the protein MDDLVRRLSEVRGVVAVVLGGSRARGEHRPDSDYDYGLYYRGELDVDALRVLGFYSHAYAGELALCQVLADPTGEVSAVREQAQYYPQPLAEALVAGLWEADFMIGAARKAPLDRVYVTGCLFRAVGVMAHALHGRAGRWTVNEKASSRRRRSWRSRRPGSRRRPRRPSPIPTLRPNCWTGCGPRPADEARQGFNTRFSAIFHS; encoded by the coding sequence GTGGATGATCTTGTGCGTCGGCTGTCGGAAGTGCGCGGAGTGGTGGCGGTGGTGCTCGGCGGGAGCCGGGCGCGCGGCGAGCACCGGCCGGACAGCGACTACGACTACGGCCTGTACTACCGGGGCGAGCTGGACGTCGATGCGCTGCGGGTGCTGGGCTTCTACAGCCACGCCTACGCGGGGGAGCTGGCGCTGTGCCAGGTGCTGGCCGACCCGACCGGCGAGGTGTCGGCAGTGCGGGAGCAGGCGCAGTACTACCCGCAGCCGCTGGCCGAGGCGCTGGTCGCGGGGCTGTGGGAGGCGGACTTCATGATCGGGGCGGCGCGCAAGGCGCCGCTGGACCGGGTGTACGTCACCGGCTGCCTGTTCCGCGCCGTCGGCGTCATGGCCCACGCGCTGCACGGCCGCGCGGGCCGCTGGACGGTCAACGAGAAGGCATCGTCGCGTCGGCGGCGAAGCTGGCGATCGCGCCGCCCGGGTTCGCGGCGGCGGCCGAGGCGGCCGTCACCGATACCGACGCTGCGGCCGAACTGCTGGACCGGGTGCGGGCCGCGACCCGCTGACGAGGCGAGACAAGGATTTAACACGCGGTTCAGTGCCATTTTCCATTCATAA
- a CDS encoding CBS domain-containing protein: MRASDLAVPWPTVELSTPALAAARMLADADLPGLIVVDRSGAPFAVLPGTQVLRLAVPSYCQEDPTLAHLVDEAAADVFMRGLGDLSVRECLPPQPHELPVVEPSATALELAALMARTRSPLVAVVERGRLLGAVTLHNLLDRVLPV; encoded by the coding sequence ATGCGCGCGTCTGATCTGGCCGTTCCGTGGCCGACCGTCGAGCTGTCCACTCCCGCGCTGGCCGCCGCGCGCATGCTCGCCGACGCCGACCTGCCCGGACTCATCGTGGTGGACCGCTCCGGGGCGCCGTTCGCGGTGCTGCCGGGCACGCAGGTGCTGCGGCTGGCGGTCCCCAGCTACTGCCAGGAAGACCCCACGCTGGCCCACCTGGTCGACGAGGCCGCCGCCGACGTGTTCATGCGCGGGCTCGGCGACCTGTCCGTGCGCGAGTGCCTGCCGCCGCAGCCGCATGAACTGCCGGTGGTCGAGCCGTCGGCGACGGCGCTGGAACTGGCCGCGCTGATGGCCCGCACCCGCAGCCCGCTGGTCGCGGTCGTCGAGCGCGGGCGGCTGCTCGGCGCGGTCACCCTGCACAACCTGCTGGACCGGGTGCTGCCGGTATGA
- a CDS encoding ribonuclease domain-containing protein, translating to MTLALRTPARLSWPLRAALVLAMLLTALVVPATSEPASAAVYSTCTISRCADARTARSGWSAKGFPTTSGWYSWSGGLYNYTGGQFFNREGQLPAGATYYEYDVYPRTKGAARDAYRIVVNRATGVTWFSPNHYTDFYRL from the coding sequence ATGACCCTCGCCCTGCGCACCCCGGCCCGCCTGTCCTGGCCGCTGCGCGCCGCCCTCGTCCTGGCCATGCTGCTCACCGCCCTGGTCGTCCCCGCGACCAGCGAGCCCGCCTCGGCCGCCGTCTACAGCACGTGCACCATCTCCCGCTGCGCCGACGCGCGCACCGCCCGGTCCGGCTGGTCGGCCAAGGGCTTCCCGACGACCTCCGGCTGGTACTCGTGGAGCGGCGGGCTCTACAACTACACCGGCGGCCAGTTCTTCAACCGCGAGGGCCAGCTGCCGGCGGGCGCCACCTACTACGAGTACGACGTGTACCCGCGCACCAAGGGCGCCGCCCGCGACGCGTACCGCATCGTGGTCAACCGGGCGACCGGGGTGACCTGGTTCTCGCCGAACCACTACACCGACTTCTACCGGCTCTGA
- a CDS encoding discoidin domain-containing protein, giving the protein MPIELRPTVRRRPAYLFAVISATMVLLAAYIFALATGSARAADPLISQGKPATASSTENAASPASAAVDGNTGTRWSSAFADPQWLQVDLGATATISQVVLNWEAASAKSFQLQVAGSATGPWTNIYSTTTGAGGVQTLAVSGSGRYVRVNGTVRNTAYGYSLWEFQVFGTFPTGGGCTTANAALNRPATASSAENATFSASAAFDGNATTTRWSSLFADPQWIQVDLGTAQPICQVVLTWEAASAKSFQLQVSNSATGPWTNLYSTTTGAGGTQTLDVNGNGRYVRMNGTARNTAYGYSLFEFAVRLGSGATSPSPSPQPSTSPSPTDPNNFWGDTSSIPAAQNVVMLKILNRTNGKYPDSQVFWSYNGTVHSIADQPYFDMPVNTAGRMYFYLGTPNSLYYDFIEFTVGPSVFNGNTTRVDAFGLKLAMRLHAHDGYDASVGEDYATFAEDRAVTFQKFVNEVPAEFDHLATVQAPYRIITPGSDADFRTGGQYANYLSSYAASVGITATTSDITGCAGVLAGNPNMCAALNRHVAHLPQSQWGTVSNFYQAAPANYYARFWHDHAINKLAYGFPYDDVTEQSSFISHGNPQYLLIAVGW; this is encoded by the coding sequence ATGCCCATCGAGCTCCGACCGACCGTCCGACGGCGGCCGGCGTACCTGTTCGCGGTCATCTCCGCGACCATGGTGCTACTGGCCGCGTACATCTTCGCCCTGGCCACCGGCAGCGCCCGCGCCGCCGACCCGCTCATCTCGCAGGGCAAGCCCGCCACCGCCTCCTCCACCGAGAACGCCGCCAGCCCGGCCTCGGCGGCGGTCGACGGCAACACCGGCACCCGCTGGTCCAGCGCCTTCGCCGACCCGCAGTGGCTCCAGGTCGACCTCGGCGCCACCGCCACCATCAGCCAGGTGGTGCTCAACTGGGAGGCCGCCTCGGCCAAGTCGTTCCAGCTCCAGGTCGCGGGCTCGGCGACCGGTCCCTGGACGAACATCTACAGCACCACCACCGGCGCGGGCGGCGTCCAGACGCTGGCGGTCAGCGGCAGCGGCCGGTACGTACGCGTGAACGGCACCGTCCGCAACACCGCCTACGGCTACTCGCTGTGGGAGTTCCAGGTGTTCGGCACGTTCCCGACCGGCGGCGGCTGCACCACCGCCAACGCCGCGCTGAACCGGCCCGCCACCGCCTCGTCGGCGGAGAACGCGACGTTCTCGGCCTCGGCGGCGTTCGACGGCAACGCCACCACCACCCGCTGGTCCAGCCTGTTCGCCGACCCGCAGTGGATCCAGGTCGACCTGGGCACCGCGCAGCCGATCTGCCAGGTCGTGCTGACCTGGGAGGCGGCCTCGGCCAAGTCGTTCCAGCTCCAGGTCTCCAACTCGGCGACCGGCCCGTGGACGAACCTCTACTCCACCACCACCGGCGCGGGCGGCACCCAGACCCTCGACGTCAACGGCAACGGCCGGTACGTGCGCATGAACGGCACCGCGCGCAACACCGCCTACGGCTACTCGCTGTTCGAGTTCGCGGTGCGGCTGGGCTCCGGCGCCACCAGCCCGAGCCCGAGCCCGCAGCCGAGCACGTCGCCGTCGCCGACCGACCCGAACAACTTCTGGGGCGACACCAGCAGCATCCCGGCGGCGCAGAACGTGGTCATGCTGAAGATCCTCAACCGGACCAACGGCAAGTACCCCGACAGCCAGGTGTTCTGGAGCTACAACGGCACCGTCCACTCCATCGCCGACCAGCCGTACTTCGACATGCCGGTAAACACCGCCGGCCGGATGTACTTCTACCTCGGCACCCCGAACAGCCTGTACTACGACTTCATCGAGTTCACGGTCGGGCCGTCGGTGTTCAACGGCAACACCACCCGCGTCGACGCCTTCGGCCTGAAGCTCGCGATGCGGCTGCACGCCCACGACGGCTACGACGCGTCCGTGGGCGAGGACTATGCCACCTTCGCCGAGGACCGGGCGGTGACCTTCCAGAAGTTCGTCAACGAGGTCCCGGCCGAGTTCGACCACCTGGCCACCGTGCAGGCGCCGTACCGGATCATCACGCCGGGCAGCGACGCCGACTTCCGCACCGGCGGCCAGTACGCCAACTACCTGAGCAGCTACGCGGCGTCGGTCGGGATCACCGCGACCACCTCCGACATCACCGGCTGCGCGGGCGTCCTGGCGGGCAACCCGAACATGTGCGCCGCGCTCAACCGGCACGTGGCGCACCTGCCGCAGTCGCAGTGGGGCACGGTGAGCAACTTCTACCAGGCCGCCCCGGCCAACTACTACGCCCGGTTCTGGCACGACCACGCCATCAACAAGCTCGCGTACGGCTTCCCCTATGACGACGTCACCGAGCAGTCCTCGTTCATCTCCCACGGCAACCCGCAGTACCTGCTGATCGCCGTCGGCTGGTGA
- a CDS encoding ABC transporter ATP-binding protein: MIRFDRVSVTYDGAAVPVLRDVDLHLDEGELVLVVGHTGTGKSTLLGAVNGLVPHFTGGTLTGRVTVAGRDTAHHPPRELADLVGVVGQDPVAGFVTDTVEEELAYGMEQLALDPRVMRARVEEALDLLGLAELRHRGLHQLSGGQQQRVAIAAALTAHPRVLVLDEPTSALDPTGAEDVLAAITRLVHDLGITVVLAEHRLERVVPYADRVVHLAGDGTVSCGDPAAQLAASTVAPPVVELARHAGWTPVPLSVRDARRRAAHLRDRLPADPPPHRTSRATEQVELAARGVIVRHGPVVAVRGVDLDLRRGEVTALMGRNGSGKSSLLWAVQGSGRRDGGTVAVRDGSGRTDPRSVSAARARALVGLVPQTATDLLYLDTVGAELAQADRDGDVLGSPGAAAALLDAIAPGIDRAAHPRDLSAGQQLALVLAVQLAVTPGVVLLDEPTRGLDYRAKQALAATVDTLAARGHAVVVATHDVEFATLVADRVVVMADGEVVADGPAAAVLTASPSFAPQVAKILAPAPYLTVGQVRAALPEEGV; encoded by the coding sequence ATGATCCGATTCGACCGCGTGTCCGTCACGTACGACGGGGCCGCCGTGCCCGTGCTGCGCGACGTCGACCTGCACCTGGACGAGGGCGAGCTGGTCCTGGTCGTCGGGCACACCGGCACCGGCAAGTCGACGCTGCTCGGGGCGGTCAACGGCCTGGTGCCGCACTTCACCGGCGGCACGCTCACCGGCCGGGTCACCGTCGCCGGGCGCGACACCGCCCACCACCCGCCGCGCGAGCTGGCCGACCTCGTCGGCGTCGTCGGACAGGATCCGGTCGCCGGATTCGTCACCGACACCGTCGAGGAGGAGCTGGCGTACGGCATGGAGCAGCTGGCCCTGGACCCGAGGGTGATGCGCGCCCGGGTGGAGGAGGCGCTCGATCTGCTCGGGCTGGCCGAGCTGCGCCACCGCGGCCTGCACCAGCTGTCGGGCGGCCAGCAGCAGCGGGTCGCCATCGCCGCCGCGCTCACCGCCCACCCGCGGGTGCTGGTGCTCGACGAGCCGACGTCGGCGCTGGACCCGACCGGTGCCGAGGATGTCCTCGCCGCGATCACCCGGCTCGTGCACGATCTCGGCATCACCGTGGTGCTGGCCGAGCACCGGCTCGAACGCGTCGTCCCGTACGCCGACCGGGTCGTCCACCTGGCCGGTGACGGCACCGTCAGCTGCGGCGACCCGGCCGCGCAACTCGCCGCGTCGACTGTCGCGCCGCCCGTGGTCGAACTGGCCCGGCACGCGGGCTGGACGCCGGTCCCGCTGTCGGTCCGCGACGCCCGCCGCCGCGCCGCGCACCTGCGCGACCGGCTGCCCGCCGACCCGCCCCCGCACCGCACCAGCCGCGCCACCGAGCAGGTGGAACTCGCCGCACGGGGCGTCATCGTCCGGCACGGGCCCGTCGTCGCGGTGCGCGGCGTCGACCTGGACCTGCGGCGCGGCGAGGTGACCGCCCTGATGGGACGCAACGGGTCCGGCAAGTCCTCGCTGCTGTGGGCGGTGCAGGGCTCGGGGCGCCGCGACGGCGGCACGGTGGCGGTGCGGGACGGCTCGGGGCGTACCGACCCGAGGTCGGTGTCGGCCGCGCGTGCCCGCGCCCTGGTCGGCCTCGTCCCGCAGACCGCGACCGACCTGCTCTACCTCGACACCGTCGGCGCCGAACTCGCCCAGGCAGACCGCGACGGCGACGTGCTCGGCAGTCCCGGCGCCGCCGCGGCGCTGCTGGACGCGATCGCGCCCGGCATCGACCGGGCCGCCCATCCGCGCGACCTGTCCGCCGGGCAGCAGCTCGCGCTGGTGCTCGCGGTGCAGCTGGCCGTCACGCCGGGCGTGGTGCTGCTCGACGAGCCGACCCGGGGCCTGGACTACCGCGCCAAGCAGGCCCTGGCCGCGACCGTCGACACCCTGGCCGCGCGCGGGCACGCCGTGGTCGTGGCCACGCACGACGTCGAGTTCGCCACGCTCGTCGCCGACCGGGTCGTGGTGATGGCCGACGGCGAGGTCGTCGCCGACGGACCGGCCGCGGCGGTGCTCACCGCGTCGCCGTCGTTCGCGCCGCAGGTGGCGAAGATCCTGGCCCCGGCGCCGTACCTGACCGTCGGCCAGGTGCGGGCCGCGCTGCCGGAGGAGGGGGTATGA